One Pirellulales bacterium genomic region harbors:
- a CDS encoding alpha/beta hydrolase: MSHRYASLIVALALLATSFSTAAQAGELAVDLLENVEYGTGDDVKLTMHIAKPKETGEPLPAILFIHGGGWQAGSKDSFKKAIRDFASEGYVAATVGYRFAPKFRTPCQIEDCKCAVRYLRAHADELNIDPTRLGAIGASAGAHLSMLLGTMDSGDGCEGNGGWQDQSSKVQCVVSYFGPVDLTETEIGDNPARQLINEKMVRSILTNFVGGKPEEHKDALRQASPITYIGPGDAPMLLFQGTKDVLVPYDHAFKMTEAMTKHGIKGRAELIMGAGHGWMGDEMARTQKSALEFFNEHLKGEVK; the protein is encoded by the coding sequence GTCGTTCTCTACCGCCGCGCAGGCCGGAGAGCTCGCCGTCGACCTTTTGGAAAATGTCGAATACGGCACCGGCGACGACGTGAAGCTCACGATGCATATCGCCAAGCCGAAGGAGACGGGCGAACCCCTTCCGGCGATCCTCTTCATCCACGGCGGTGGCTGGCAGGCCGGCAGCAAGGACAGCTTCAAGAAGGCCATCCGCGACTTTGCTTCCGAGGGATACGTCGCCGCGACCGTCGGCTATCGCTTCGCACCCAAGTTCCGTACGCCCTGTCAGATCGAAGACTGCAAGTGCGCGGTTCGCTACCTGCGTGCTCACGCCGACGAGTTGAACATCGATCCCACGCGCCTGGGCGCGATCGGCGCTTCGGCCGGCGCGCACCTGTCGATGCTTTTGGGCACGATGGACTCGGGAGACGGCTGCGAGGGGAATGGCGGCTGGCAGGATCAGTCGAGCAAGGTGCAGTGCGTGGTCAGCTACTTTGGCCCGGTCGATCTGACGGAAACCGAGATCGGCGACAATCCGGCACGTCAACTCATCAACGAAAAGATGGTCCGCAGCATCCTGACGAACTTCGTCGGTGGCAAGCCCGAAGAACACAAGGACGCGCTGCGCCAGGCCTCGCCCATCACCTACATCGGGCCGGGGGACGCGCCGATGCTCCTCTTCCAGGGAACCAAGGACGTGCTGGTGCCGTACGATCACGCCTTCAAGATGACCGAGGCCATGACGAAACATGGCATCAAGGGTCGTGCCGAGTTGATCATGGGCGCCGGCCACGGCTGGATGGGAGACGAGATGGCCCGCACCCAAAAGTCGGCCCTCGAGTTCTTCAACGAACATCTCAAGGGTGAAGTGAAGTAA
- a CDS encoding HAMP domain-containing histidine kinase yields the protein MSTTLFVAESITPQDQFVPEHVAILDGNGQVVAFNDAWQRFAAQHGLRFNVGENYAQACHDAVGTGVEHGSALAAGIRAVIGGELPEFSAVLPVGEFDERQWLRVRVHRVDGENQGRIVVTQALLEASDYDNRSHGESGPADDPATSYHLEFAARQAAEARDGSCHSLLQRVSRELRTPLNAVIGFSHLLLKEPLGERQLQKVRYVHEAGRTLLELVDNMLEYASLDRGDFELQEQTFDVRNLVQEVVTTAQPVALEKHLPIRYLITEDVPTAVVGDRERLRHVLTTLVHNAVKFTPRGRVLVEVAFAGSDATQLRVRFCISDTGVGIAPERRKLLFGEDPSGTGAGLRDFDVAGIGLALARRLIARMGGKLALRSEPGKGATFEFETVFQPVARAAESASSSATNREPDSYVCEQVGDSAGAEHTGHRFGLEDLGQAVLDENWSTVERLCGAIIDGDECHQLDGVSVQALRLTLAARRRSAHRARDIFRALAQELAKA from the coding sequence ATGTCGACCACATTATTCGTTGCGGAATCCATAACACCTCAGGATCAATTCGTGCCCGAGCACGTGGCTATCCTCGATGGCAACGGCCAGGTCGTGGCCTTTAACGACGCATGGCAGCGTTTTGCCGCGCAACACGGTCTGCGTTTCAACGTTGGTGAAAATTACGCGCAGGCCTGCCATGACGCCGTCGGGACGGGGGTCGAGCATGGGTCGGCCCTGGCCGCCGGCATACGCGCCGTGATCGGCGGCGAGCTGCCCGAATTCTCGGCCGTGCTGCCGGTGGGCGAATTCGACGAGCGGCAGTGGTTGCGCGTACGCGTCCACCGTGTCGATGGAGAGAACCAAGGACGAATCGTCGTGACGCAAGCCCTGCTCGAGGCGAGCGACTACGACAACCGGTCTCACGGCGAGTCAGGACCGGCAGACGATCCTGCCACTTCCTACCATCTCGAGTTCGCCGCCAGACAAGCCGCCGAGGCCCGCGACGGCTCGTGCCACTCGCTGCTGCAGCGAGTCAGCCGCGAGTTGCGAACCCCGCTCAACGCCGTCATCGGCTTCTCGCACCTGCTGCTCAAAGAACCGCTGGGCGAGCGACAACTGCAGAAGGTGCGGTACGTTCACGAGGCCGGCCGCACGCTGCTCGAACTCGTCGACAACATGCTCGAATACGCGAGTCTCGATCGGGGTGACTTCGAGCTGCAGGAACAAACCTTCGACGTGCGAAACCTCGTGCAGGAGGTCGTCACCACGGCGCAACCGGTCGCCCTCGAAAAACACCTGCCAATACGCTATCTCATCACGGAAGATGTCCCCACCGCGGTCGTCGGCGATCGGGAACGGCTGAGACATGTCCTCACCACTTTGGTCCATAATGCAGTCAAATTCACGCCGCGCGGGCGCGTGCTGGTCGAAGTCGCGTTCGCCGGCAGCGATGCCACCCAGCTTCGCGTGCGATTTTGCATTAGCGATACCGGCGTGGGCATCGCCCCCGAGCGGCGCAAGCTCCTCTTTGGTGAAGACCCATCGGGCACAGGCGCAGGGCTGCGCGATTTCGATGTAGCAGGAATCGGGCTGGCGCTCGCGCGGCGCCTCATCGCGAGGATGGGGGGCAAGCTCGCCCTGCGCAGCGAACCGGGCAAAGGCGCCACCTTCGAATTCGAGACCGTGTTCCAACCGGTCGCGCGCGCTGCAGAGTCTGCCTCTTCGTCCGCTACGAACCGCGAGCCGGACTCGTACGTCTGCGAGCAGGTAGGCGACTCGGCCGGCGCCGAGCATACCGGGCACCGCTTCGGTCTCGAGGATCTCGGTCAGGCCGTGCTCGACGAAAACTGGTCCACGGTCGAGCGTCTCTGCGGCGCGATCATCGATGGCGACGAGTGTCACCAGCTCGACGGAGTGTCGGTGCAGGCGTTGCGATTGACGCTGGCGGCGCGACGTCGCTCGGCGCATCGCGCCCGCGATATCTTTCGGGCACTCGCACAGGAACTAGCCAAAGCTTAA
- a CDS encoding DUF1549 domain-containing protein encodes MAWFRVFALSALLVSLISVPRPAAANEAKDASVDQVVTPAAASPPGLGEPGKLESITIDSGRPADVQAILVGNDAREQLVVTGNFDSGQTRDLTDAVTFELTPAGIVQVDETGLVTPLADGEVTVTARSSEGPAGSIKLAVTHFHDAVPINFANQIVPVFTKLGCNSGGCHGKASGQNGFKLSLLGFEPAEDFEYLVKEGRGRRLFPASPDRSLLLLKGTNAMPHGGGQRLPADSHEYRLLRRWIAQGMPYGSEKDPVVTRLSVFPEERTMPLEGRQQVTAIAHYSDGSTEDVTRMVQFEPNNPELAESTSTGLVNTLGLTGDVAIMARYQGHVAVFRASVPLGIKVENVPQAKGVIDELVFNKLETLGIPPSPVCDDATFIRRVTIDVAGRLPTPDETAAFVADTDPAKRDKWIDTLLAGPDYADYFANKWSSVLRNKRRTPNHVRGTFAFHSWIRQSLYTNKPYDEFAREIIAASGEVGSHPPVAWYREVKDANQQVEDTAQLFLGLRIQCARCHHHPFEKWSQDDYYSFAAFFSRVKQKGGKLAEEPRIFHAAGQAVAKNPKTGQNRQPAGLGAPALDVPAEEDPRQALVDWMADAENPFFAPALVNRYWKHFFDRGLVDPEDDMRVTNPASNPQLLGALSKDFIDSGFDLKHLVRTICTSQTYQLSSEPNEYNLTDKQNYSRYYPKRLTAEVLLDALNQVTHSRTDFGGLPADTRAVQLPDQEGGGYFLSVFGRPQADTACECERSQEANLAQSLHLLNSAEVQGKLTAGDGRAATLAADSGRSHEEKIRELYRWVYSREPLPDEAQVALGHIEKLENKQQAYEDVLWALVNTKEFLFNH; translated from the coding sequence ATGGCTTGGTTTCGAGTCTTTGCTCTTTCAGCTCTGCTGGTCTCCCTGATTTCGGTCCCGCGTCCCGCAGCAGCCAACGAGGCGAAGGATGCCTCGGTCGATCAGGTAGTCACACCGGCGGCGGCATCTCCCCCGGGATTAGGCGAGCCCGGCAAGCTCGAATCCATCACGATCGATTCCGGCCGTCCGGCCGACGTCCAGGCGATCCTGGTCGGTAATGACGCCCGGGAACAGTTGGTCGTGACGGGAAATTTCGACAGTGGCCAGACGCGCGATCTGACGGATGCTGTTACCTTTGAATTGACGCCCGCGGGCATCGTCCAGGTGGATGAAACAGGTCTCGTCACCCCCTTGGCCGATGGTGAAGTGACCGTTACGGCACGCTCAAGCGAGGGACCGGCCGGTTCGATCAAGCTGGCGGTGACGCACTTCCATGACGCGGTGCCGATCAATTTCGCTAACCAGATCGTGCCGGTCTTTACCAAGCTCGGCTGCAACAGCGGTGGATGCCACGGCAAGGCGAGTGGCCAAAACGGTTTCAAGCTTTCTTTGCTCGGCTTCGAGCCGGCGGAAGATTTCGAGTACTTGGTGAAGGAGGGACGGGGTCGGCGTCTCTTCCCGGCGTCTCCGGACCGTAGCCTGCTGCTGCTCAAGGGGACGAATGCCATGCCCCACGGTGGCGGTCAGCGACTGCCGGCCGATTCGCACGAGTATCGCTTGCTGCGCCGCTGGATCGCGCAGGGCATGCCCTACGGCAGCGAGAAGGACCCGGTCGTCACGCGGTTGTCGGTCTTCCCCGAAGAACGCACCATGCCGCTCGAGGGGCGGCAGCAGGTAACGGCCATTGCGCATTACAGCGACGGCTCGACGGAAGACGTGACCCGCATGGTCCAGTTCGAGCCGAATAACCCAGAACTCGCCGAATCGACCAGCACCGGTCTGGTGAACACGCTGGGGCTGACGGGGGATGTCGCGATTATGGCCCGCTACCAGGGGCACGTAGCGGTCTTTCGAGCCAGCGTTCCGTTGGGGATCAAGGTCGAGAACGTGCCGCAGGCGAAGGGAGTGATCGATGAGCTGGTCTTCAACAAGCTCGAGACGCTCGGCATTCCGCCTTCGCCCGTCTGCGACGACGCCACGTTCATTCGCCGCGTGACGATCGACGTGGCGGGGCGGCTTCCCACGCCGGATGAAACGGCGGCGTTTGTCGCCGATACGGATCCGGCGAAGCGGGACAAGTGGATCGATACGCTGCTGGCCGGTCCCGACTATGCCGACTACTTTGCCAACAAGTGGAGCTCCGTATTGCGCAACAAACGCCGCACGCCGAATCACGTGCGCGGCACGTTCGCCTTCCACTCCTGGATCCGGCAGAGTCTGTATACGAACAAGCCGTACGACGAATTCGCTCGCGAGATCATCGCCGCCTCGGGGGAGGTGGGGAGTCATCCGCCGGTGGCCTGGTATCGCGAAGTCAAGGACGCGAATCAGCAGGTCGAAGACACGGCACAGCTCTTTCTCGGGCTGCGAATTCAGTGCGCCCGCTGCCACCACCATCCCTTCGAGAAGTGGAGCCAGGACGACTACTACAGCTTTGCGGCCTTCTTCTCGCGCGTGAAGCAGAAGGGGGGCAAGCTGGCCGAGGAACCGCGGATCTTCCATGCCGCGGGGCAGGCGGTGGCCAAGAATCCGAAGACGGGACAGAACCGCCAACCGGCCGGGCTGGGGGCCCCCGCCCTCGACGTGCCTGCCGAGGAAGATCCCCGCCAGGCGTTGGTCGACTGGATGGCGGACGCGGAGAATCCTTTCTTCGCGCCGGCCCTGGTGAACCGTTATTGGAAGCACTTCTTCGATCGGGGGCTGGTCGATCCGGAAGATGACATGCGCGTGACGAATCCGGCCTCGAATCCGCAACTGCTGGGCGCCCTGTCGAAGGACTTCATCGACAGCGGCTTCGATCTCAAGCATCTCGTGCGTACGATCTGCACGTCGCAGACCTATCAGTTGAGTTCGGAACCCAACGAGTACAATCTGACCGATAAGCAGAACTACTCGCGCTATTATCCGAAGCGTCTGACAGCCGAGGTGCTGCTCGACGCGTTGAACCAGGTGACGCACTCGCGGACCGATTTCGGCGGCTTGCCGGCGGATACGCGCGCCGTGCAACTTCCCGATCAGGAAGGGGGTGGCTACTTCCTCTCGGTCTTTGGTCGTCCGCAGGCCGACACCGCGTGCGAATGCGAGCGCTCGCAGGAGGCCAACCTGGCCCAGAGCCTGCACTTGCTGAATTCGGCCGAGGTGCAAGGCAAGCTCACGGCGGGAGACGGTCGGGCGGCCACGCTCGCGGCCGATTCAGGGCGTTCGCACGAGGAGAAGATCCGCGAGCTGTATCGCTGGGTTTACTCGCGCGAGCCGTTACCCGACGAAGCCCAGGTGGCCCTGGGACACATTGAGAAGCTCGAAAACAAGCAGCAGGCCTACGAAGATGTTCTCTGGGCCCTGGTGAACACGAAGGAATTCTTGTTCAACCACTAG
- a CDS encoding DUF2007 domain-containing protein: MDNFDPVTAYKAGNSREGHLILQLLEQAGIQGRVASNGVEFIAGELPYQVASCPILVHRADLERAHEVIERYEETLCGDREPWVPEDERYCYHCGEPVESAGTVCPACKLPLDWPAAPEAEEDEVEARFHYRHWIRAFVLLVALLLFLTRTPWAVIVIAVVVVEMIMAYDAARSKKLSNS; this comes from the coding sequence ATGGACAACTTCGATCCAGTCACGGCGTACAAGGCGGGAAACTCGCGCGAGGGCCATCTTATACTCCAGCTTCTCGAACAGGCAGGCATCCAGGGACGTGTCGCCAGCAACGGCGTCGAGTTCATCGCCGGCGAGTTGCCCTACCAGGTCGCTAGCTGTCCGATCCTGGTTCACCGCGCCGATCTCGAGCGGGCCCACGAAGTTATCGAACGTTACGAGGAGACCCTCTGCGGCGATCGCGAACCGTGGGTGCCGGAGGATGAACGCTACTGCTACCACTGCGGCGAGCCAGTCGAATCCGCGGGCACCGTCTGTCCCGCCTGCAAGCTTCCCCTCGACTGGCCAGCCGCCCCCGAAGCAGAAGAGGACGAAGTGGAGGCTCGGTTTCATTACCGTCATTGGATCAGGGCGTTCGTTCTCCTGGTTGCCCTGCTGCTCTTTCTGACTCGCACGCCGTGGGCTGTGATCGTGATAGCGGTTGTAGTGGTTGAAATGATCATGGCCTACGACGCCGCGCGCTCGAAAAAGCTAAGCAACAGTTAG
- a CDS encoding M48 family metallopeptidase, with the protein MAMNFFEHQDVARRKSGRLVMLFVLAVVSIVAVIYAVVMIALGTTDEGLARATGVNGVWNPYVCGIVTVSTLSVIVAGSLFKTIELAQGGERVALLLGGRRLDSNSKKPAERRLLNVVEEIAIASGVPVPSVYVLDRETSINAFAAGWEPTSAVIGVTRGTLEYLNRDELQGVIAHEFSHILNGDMRLNIRLIGLLNGILIIALIGYYVLRFAPRSSGSSDSKKGNGIAVVTIIALSLVIIGYVGVFFGKLIKAAVSRQREYLADASAVQFTRNPEGIAGALKKIGGVAEHARIADPHAEEASHMFFGDALEGSFLNLFSTHPPLAERIKRIDPAFNGRFPRAEQAGEQAAAATAGAAAARQGAQAAAMGFAVGADVATHASRSAAERSRQELASLRAQARNRQLDPTQAVEQVGTISAAQLDHAAAFIAALPAELDRAAREPHGAQLVVYALLVDRDEQVRGAQLKLLESVLDGASWQEFDRLLPEVDALGPGYRMPLLELAQPALKALSARQYDLFRASVERLVKADEQVDLAEYVLWTMIVRHLDQHFGRRRPPKVQYQSLDAVGNAAIGVLATLAHVGHHDESVTQGAFEAGMQRLGKGASLPRRETCTLAALDRDVATLAASAPQVKRQMIEACVATIAADGLTSLDEAELLRALCDALGCPMPPLVSHTTA; encoded by the coding sequence ATGGCCATGAACTTCTTCGAGCATCAGGATGTTGCCCGGCGTAAGTCGGGCCGGCTGGTGATGCTCTTCGTCCTGGCCGTCGTCTCGATCGTGGCCGTGATCTACGCCGTGGTGATGATCGCCCTGGGCACGACCGACGAGGGGTTGGCTCGTGCCACCGGCGTCAACGGAGTGTGGAATCCCTACGTCTGCGGCATCGTGACCGTCTCGACCCTCAGCGTGATCGTGGCGGGCAGCCTGTTCAAAACGATCGAGCTGGCGCAAGGGGGCGAGCGCGTGGCCTTGCTGCTGGGGGGGAGGCGGCTCGACTCCAACTCAAAGAAGCCGGCCGAGCGACGGCTCTTGAACGTCGTCGAGGAGATCGCCATCGCCTCGGGCGTGCCGGTGCCCTCCGTCTACGTGCTGGACCGCGAAACGAGCATCAATGCCTTTGCCGCCGGTTGGGAGCCGACGAGCGCCGTGATCGGCGTGACCCGCGGAACGCTCGAGTATCTGAACCGCGATGAGCTCCAAGGGGTCATCGCGCACGAGTTCAGTCACATATTGAATGGCGACATGCGGCTCAACATCCGCCTGATCGGCCTGTTGAATGGCATCTTGATCATCGCGCTGATCGGCTACTACGTGCTCCGGTTTGCGCCACGCAGCTCGGGGAGTAGCGATAGCAAGAAGGGGAACGGGATCGCCGTCGTCACGATCATCGCCCTCTCGCTGGTCATCATCGGTTATGTCGGGGTCTTCTTCGGCAAGCTGATCAAGGCGGCGGTCTCGCGGCAACGCGAGTATCTGGCAGATGCATCGGCCGTGCAGTTCACGCGTAATCCGGAGGGAATCGCCGGGGCGCTGAAGAAGATCGGCGGCGTTGCCGAACACGCGCGCATTGCCGATCCGCACGCGGAGGAGGCGAGCCACATGTTCTTTGGCGATGCCCTCGAGGGATCGTTCTTGAATCTGTTTTCGACGCATCCCCCGCTGGCCGAGCGCATCAAGCGGATCGATCCTGCGTTCAATGGGCGTTTCCCGCGTGCCGAGCAGGCAGGCGAGCAGGCTGCTGCGGCCACGGCCGGCGCTGCTGCCGCAAGGCAGGGGGCGCAGGCCGCGGCGATGGGGTTTGCCGTGGGAGCGGACGTAGCAACACACGCCTCGCGCAGCGCCGCGGAGCGTTCGCGGCAGGAGCTTGCCTCGCTCCGCGCACAGGCGAGAAATCGCCAGCTCGATCCCACGCAAGCGGTCGAGCAGGTCGGAACCATCAGCGCCGCGCAGCTCGATCACGCGGCCGCGTTCATCGCGGCGCTTCCGGCCGAACTCGATCGCGCCGCGCGAGAGCCGCACGGCGCGCAACTGGTTGTCTATGCCTTGCTGGTCGACCGGGATGAACAAGTGCGAGGAGCGCAGTTGAAGCTGCTCGAATCAGTGCTCGACGGAGCCTCGTGGCAGGAGTTTGACCGCTTGCTCCCCGAGGTCGATGCCCTGGGGCCTGGCTATCGCATGCCGCTTTTGGAGCTGGCGCAGCCGGCGCTCAAAGCACTGTCGGCGCGGCAGTACGATCTCTTTCGCGCCAGCGTCGAGCGTTTGGTGAAGGCGGACGAGCAGGTCGATCTGGCAGAGTACGTGTTGTGGACGATGATCGTGCGGCATCTCGATCAGCACTTTGGCCGCCGTCGGCCGCCGAAGGTGCAGTACCAATCGCTCGACGCGGTGGGCAATGCGGCCATCGGAGTGTTGGCGACGTTGGCTCACGTCGGCCATCACGACGAATCGGTGACGCAGGGCGCCTTCGAGGCCGGGATGCAGCGTCTGGGTAAAGGGGCCTCCTTGCCGCGGCGAGAAACCTGCACGCTGGCGGCGCTCGACCGCGACGTAGCCACCCTGGCGGCAAGCGCTCCGCAGGTCAAACGCCAGATGATCGAAGCCTGCGTGGCCACGATCGCGGCTGATGGGCTGACCAGTCTCGATGAGGCAGAATTGCTCCGTGCCTTGTGCGATGCGTTGGGGTGCCCAATGCCCCCCTTGGTGTCGCACACCACGGCGTAA
- a CDS encoding glycosyltransferase family 39 protein — protein sequence MLAVHVALLAWSAYRHSPVNTEVGHLPAGISHWRFGRFDLYRVNPPLVRMVAALPVLYARPATYWNHYSTDPLVRSETQVGIDFVNANGARTFWLYTLGRWACIPFSLIGAWVCYRWASALYGSASGLAALALWCFCPNVLGNGALVMPDVPAAALGAAACYLFWRWLQSPTWFGGLAAGAVLGVAELTKTTLLVFFPLWPLVWIAYRWSQGWSREPRRWQRETTMLAASLVVGLYVINLGYGFEGSFERLRDYTFKSHLLTGAPADDRAFAPGNRFAETPLAALPVPLPRDYLQGIDAQKLDFERGMPSYLRGQWSDRGWWYYYLYGLGIKLPLGTLALVGLAALAAICLREGRASWRDDLALLAPCAAIIVLVSSQNGFSVHFRYVLPALPFLFIWASKPFAFAGGQRTVSSGQRWSEPLPFVQAARRPLLVGMSVVALAWSVASSLWYYPHSLSYFNELVGGPEHGHEHLLDSSIAWGQDLLYLKEWHDAHPEARPFYLAASTRINPRQLGMHVRLPPFALKEVSGSSVTVKNAQGNGQQPGWYAIDVNFLKGADLFTPDGMGDFQRASELDLGTLRAHSPVARAGYSFWIYELKTKNTSDAFVDM from the coding sequence ATGCTCGCGGTTCACGTGGCGTTGCTCGCGTGGAGCGCCTATCGCCATAGCCCGGTGAATACCGAGGTCGGTCATCTTCCGGCGGGCATCAGCCACTGGAGATTCGGCCGCTTCGATCTCTATCGCGTGAATCCTCCGCTGGTCAGGATGGTGGCCGCGCTGCCGGTGCTCTACGCGCGGCCGGCCACCTACTGGAACCACTACAGCACCGACCCGCTCGTGCGGAGCGAAACGCAGGTCGGCATCGACTTTGTGAACGCCAATGGCGCGCGCACCTTTTGGCTCTATACGCTCGGACGCTGGGCATGCATCCCCTTCAGCTTGATCGGCGCGTGGGTCTGTTATCGCTGGGCGAGTGCGTTGTATGGTTCGGCCTCGGGACTCGCGGCGCTGGCGCTGTGGTGCTTTTGCCCCAACGTCTTGGGGAACGGCGCGCTGGTGATGCCCGACGTGCCTGCGGCTGCCTTGGGGGCCGCAGCGTGTTATCTGTTTTGGCGCTGGCTGCAATCCCCCACGTGGTTCGGCGGTCTCGCCGCCGGCGCCGTGTTGGGCGTGGCCGAGCTGACAAAGACCACGCTCCTCGTGTTCTTTCCGCTTTGGCCGCTCGTGTGGATCGCCTACCGATGGTCGCAAGGTTGGTCGCGCGAGCCGCGCCGCTGGCAGCGCGAAACCACCATGCTCGCCGCTTCGCTCGTGGTCGGCCTCTACGTCATCAACCTCGGCTATGGCTTCGAGGGAAGTTTCGAGCGGCTGCGCGATTACACGTTCAAGAGCCATTTGTTGACGGGCGCGCCGGCCGACGATCGAGCGTTTGCGCCGGGCAATCGTTTCGCGGAAACGCCGCTCGCGGCTCTTCCCGTTCCATTACCGCGCGATTATCTGCAGGGCATCGACGCGCAAAAACTCGATTTCGAGCGCGGCATGCCCTCCTATCTGCGCGGCCAGTGGAGCGACCGCGGCTGGTGGTACTACTACCTCTACGGCCTGGGGATCAAGCTGCCGCTCGGGACGCTGGCGCTCGTGGGGCTGGCTGCGCTCGCCGCTATCTGTTTGCGCGAGGGGCGTGCGTCATGGCGCGACGACCTCGCGCTACTCGCGCCGTGCGCGGCGATCATTGTCCTGGTCAGCTCGCAGAACGGCTTCAGCGTCCATTTTCGCTACGTGTTGCCGGCGCTGCCGTTCTTGTTCATTTGGGCCAGCAAGCCCTTTGCCTTCGCCGGTGGCCAGCGGACAGTGAGCAGTGGGCAGCGGTGGAGCGAACCCTTGCCATTTGTTCAAGCCGCGCGGCGGCCACTCTTGGTCGGTATGTCGGTCGTGGCGCTCGCCTGGTCGGTGGCGTCTAGCTTGTGGTACTACCCGCACAGCCTCTCGTATTTTAACGAGCTAGTGGGTGGCCCGGAACATGGTCACGAACACCTGCTCGATAGCAGCATCGCCTGGGGGCAAGACCTGCTGTACTTGAAGGAGTGGCACGACGCGCACCCCGAGGCACGGCCGTTCTATTTGGCCGCGTCCACACGCATTAACCCACGACAGTTGGGTATGCACGTCCGCCTTCCACCATTCGCTCTGAAAGAAGTGTCGGGATCCTCTGTCACTGTCAAGAATGCGCAAGGTAACGGCCAGCAGCCGGGCTGGTATGCCATCGACGTAAACTTTTTGAAGGGTGCGGATCTCTTCACCCCTGACGGCATGGGGGACTTCCAGCGTGCTTCCGAGCTTGATCTTGGCACACTTCGCGCGCACTCACCTGTGGCGCGCGCGGGCTACTCGTTCTGGATTTACGAACTGAAAACGAAAAACACCTCCGACGCATTTGTTGACATGTAG
- a CDS encoding DUF1559 domain-containing protein, translating to MHRRPAMTLIEVLIAVAIISLLIALLIPAVQGTREAARRTQCQNNLRQYGVGLLNFEAARTRFPSAITVEVQGPLGSNSEWVVYDYMADLLPYLEADAGAPTMHSASFFAKENEPVVSRTPAVAICPSAPTRDHFEPTSFVPSLAVPHIVPGPYSDAMLQPMWDFLDKKYAGSYRGGFSDYTVAWGAERTLALNLGYSKLDYPITPSFDLGLASMFPLFNDEPAHVFTKLLQVLGSTKKTTFSSGLSAGQITDGLSNTFMVIEVAGRPQRWVAGWRDEGSEPAEAPWADPRSVLFLQGSDAGTATLIQADNTRGLYSFHPGCANLVFADGRVEAVSEAIDPRVILRWMTPAKEDNAEQSP from the coding sequence ATGCATCGCCGCCCGGCCATGACGTTGATTGAAGTGCTGATCGCGGTGGCGATCATCTCGCTGTTGATTGCGTTGCTGATTCCCGCCGTGCAAGGTACTCGCGAGGCAGCGCGGCGCACGCAGTGCCAGAACAACCTGCGGCAGTATGGGGTGGGCCTGTTGAATTTCGAGGCGGCGAGAACGCGGTTCCCCTCGGCGATTACGGTCGAGGTGCAGGGTCCGCTGGGGAGCAATTCGGAATGGGTCGTCTACGACTACATGGCCGATTTGCTGCCTTACCTCGAGGCGGACGCCGGCGCGCCCACGATGCACTCGGCGTCGTTCTTCGCCAAGGAAAACGAGCCGGTTGTGAGCCGCACGCCGGCGGTAGCCATATGCCCCTCGGCGCCGACGCGCGATCACTTCGAGCCCACCTCGTTCGTGCCGTCGCTGGCGGTGCCCCATATCGTGCCCGGCCCCTACAGCGACGCCATGCTACAGCCCATGTGGGACTTTCTCGACAAGAAGTACGCCGGCAGCTATCGCGGCGGCTTCTCCGATTACACGGTGGCATGGGGGGCCGAACGCACGCTGGCGCTCAACCTCGGCTACTCGAAGTTGGACTACCCCATCACGCCGTCGTTCGACTTGGGGTTGGCCAGCATGTTTCCCTTGTTCAATGATGAACCTGCGCATGTGTTCACCAAGCTGCTTCAAGTGTTGGGCTCGACGAAAAAGACGACGTTTTCGAGTGGACTCTCCGCCGGACAAATCACCGACGGCCTTTCGAACACGTTCATGGTGATCGAGGTAGCGGGCCGCCCGCAACGGTGGGTCGCCGGATGGCGGGATGAGGGCTCCGAGCCAGCGGAGGCTCCCTGGGCAGACCCCCGAAGCGTTCTCTTCTTGCAAGGGTCCGACGCAGGCACGGCGACATTGATCCAAGCCGACAACACGCGCGGGCTCTATAGCTTCCATCCCGGCTGCGCCAACCTGGTATTCGCGGATGGGCGCGTCGAAGCGGTCAGCGAAGCGATCGACCCGCGCGTCATTCTGCGCTGGATGACGCCCGCCAAGGAAGATAACGCGGAGCAAAGCCCGTGA